Proteins encoded within one genomic window of Bombus vancouverensis nearcticus chromosome 4, iyBomVanc1_principal, whole genome shotgun sequence:
- the LOC117166812 gene encoding uncharacterized protein LOC117166812 isoform X1 — translation MICPSSILAHLAKFFVTVACMRTFSNKYDKTSTWSFHAFQILLSHSILGLLRFGAPFFTSATSVAKYLRIFYNWYSMIVDVISMALFTAGILQGYRITERVWLTIFSLSILPIFFHLQPRRKENQIRRHQLFLNVTITLQLLMIMLVGLRNSNYNVISLIISYIFERFFIDEFCYYYDIPSTDLTQYSLCFVEIFMVFTLNEV, via the exons ATGATCTGTCCAAGCAGCATCCTAGCACATTTAGCGAAATTCTTCGTGACAGTTGCTTGCATGAGAACTTTCAGTAATAAGTATGATAAAACAAGCACCTGGTCATTTCATGCCTTTCAAATTCTACTTTCACACTCCATACTGGGATTACTCAGGTTTG GAGCTCCATTTTTTACATCAGCAACCAGTGTAGCAAAGTATTTAAGAATCTTCTACAATTGGTACTCTATGATCGTTGATGTTATATCAATGGCATTATTCACTGCTGGTATCTTACAAGGATATAGGATTACTGAGAGAGTTTGGCTCACAATATTTTCTTTGAGCATTTTGCCAATATTTTTTCATCTACAACCAAGGCGAAAAGAAAACCAAATACGAAGGCATCAGTTGTTCTTGAATGTAACTATTACTCTCCAATTGCTAATGATTATGTTGGTTGGTTTGAGAAATAGTAATTACAATGTTATTAGTTTAATTATCTCCTACATATTCGAAAGATTTTTTATTGatgaattttgttattattatgatATTCCAAGTACTGATTTGACCCAATATTCTCTCTGTTTTGTAGAAATTTTCATGGTTTTCACTTTAAATGaagtataa
- the LOC117166812 gene encoding uncharacterized protein LOC117166812 isoform X2, producing MICPSSILAHLAKFFVTVACMRTFSNKYDKTSTWSFHAFQILLSHSILGLLRFGPPKSTSYMLVGVMQRISWSSIFYISNQCSKVFKNLLQLVLYDR from the exons ATGATCTGTCCAAGCAGCATCCTAGCACATTTAGCGAAATTCTTCGTGACAGTTGCTTGCATGAGAACTTTCAGTAATAAGTATGATAAAACAAGCACCTGGTCATTTCATGCCTTTCAAATTCTACTTTCACACTCCATACTGGGATTACTCAGGTTTG GGCCCCCTAAAAGTACGTCTTATATGTTAGTGGGGGTCATGCAGAGGATTAGTTG GAGCTCCATTTTTTACATCAGCAACCAGTGTAGCAAAGTATTTAAGAATCTTCTACAATTGGTACTCTATGATCGTTGA
- the Eaf gene encoding ELL-associated factor → MKSVTSVPETNFQGIGRDMAERLGLGPEIRELKLGSTFTSNRSTAFHTLKYDFKPASVDVSKVARVDVGTNNMMTVTVPHLDGAGIPHTVFKGSQKPYHKECVLIIDNVTGEITLEKLTANIQVKKTRTEPKSQIHLGVSGGNSSNRPITPVENKKSPTHGRATGRTKVISGKKREPSVQLHPKQYSPLRVSPYHSKSPPSTSTNSSEVQSSVAPSTLASLPMIGSDNDDCPLTSSGTFPTINSTAPSRSSSITNTQPNMKAPVIIDNDVGALSDSTSSSSSSDSSEDSDSDTEDVPASTELNGDLNSTTPSPPLLMPNNLLNDDLQLSESESE, encoded by the exons ATGAAATCAGTCACATCTGTTCCGGAAACAAACTTCCAAGGTATCGGGCGTGACATGGCAGAGCGGCTTGGTCTGGGTCCTGAGATTCGAGAACTCAAACTGGGATCAACTTTTACCAGTAACAGATCAACGGCCTTTCACACTTTGAAAT ATGATTTTAAACCAGCAAGTGTTGATGTTTCCAAGGTGGCAAGAGTCGATGTTGGAACAAACAACATGATGACAGTTACTGTTCCACATTTAGATGGTGCTGGAATTCCACACACCGTTTTCAAGGGTTCTCAGAAACCTTATCACAAAGAATGTGTTTTGATAATAGATAATGTCACAGGCGAAATTACACTAGAAAAATTAACAGCAAATATTCAAGTGAAGAAAACTCG AACAGAACCAAAGTCTCAGATACATTTAGGAGTTTCTGGGGGAAATAGTAGTAATAGACCTATAACTCCAGTAGAAAACAAAAAGAGCCCTACTCATGGTAGGGCAACTGGAAGAACAAAGGTTATAAGTGGGAAAAAAAGGGAACCTAGTGTTCAGTTACATCCAAAACAATATAGTCCTCTTAGAGTATCACCATATCACAGCAAAAGTCCACCTTCTACCTCAACTAATAG TTCAGAAGTGCAATCTTCAGTGGCACCGTCTACTTTAGCCAGCTTACCAATGATTGGTTCTGATAATGATGACTGCCCTTTAACATCATCTGGGACATTCCCGACTATCAATTCTACTGCACCTTCAAGGTCATCATCCATAACTAATACTCAACCCAATATGAAAGCTCCTGTCATTATAGATAATGATGTAGGTGCTCTGAGTGATAGTACTTCGAGTAGTTCAAGTTCAGATAGTTCAGAAGATAGTGATTCAGACACTGAAGATGTTCCAGCTTCGACAGAACTTAATG GAGATTTAAATAGTACAACTCCATCTCCTCCACTTCTTATGCCAAATAATCTCCTAAATGATGATTTACAATTATCAGAATCAGAATCTGAGTGA
- the Chpf gene encoding chondroitin polymerizing factor isoform X2: MTKHYQKMNPMLKIFLTHCWANIHLIIGISMGLSFSMMLIPVNVDNSNGNTEYSMHYLNYQDDLDEYEPKININSKPQQAQKVSKALVRPRYYSTELGIREKLFIGVITSQQYLYSRDIAINKTIAHIVDKVRYFISIPEGTKPNVTLPGIVGFTDTRSILKPFHTMKYIIDNYLENYDYYFLIKDVSYINVKKLVKFVTKISVSQNVHVGVLGDTPTYCSLDSGILLSNSIIQELKNNLDWCVKNAYSDSDDVNFGRCIVHSTSTPCSNHIQGQKFWHTKLKPTFLFEMNLKELVRNKEFLSSLVIYPIYDHLLAYKLNTYFAATKSVEIQEKISNIRKSILNMAILGPPQERNVSWPIGNQPGNKAIGRFDILRWSYFNQTHIFLNTDFSTVQELKTDAKFDIDRTINITASSIIADYQYTFKFNKLLNGYQKFDASRGMNYILDLEFTNVNTGKILRKRVEVCKPLGKVEILPVPYVTENTRINIILTINPSKKRDALNFLEHYAIDCMEKKYKTFLMMVLLYNFDSASKGRADIYYEIKQYALSLADKYKKQQSKITWLSVRLPNIVTTIETNQLLNIAIADLCIRKFSPESLILLVETGIQLRLDYLNRIRMNTINQYQVFSPIPFMEYHPDIAHMNDIKQVDTDINRNHGRYDEYNFNNIAFYVRDYNTMRKTTEASIPIIHSDRDISSMLNLSQNIPDTSLYEMFVSFSNLHILRAIEPALKVRYKNVDCFDTTDNISNFCTRSKNHHLGRRSQLARLILDYETYKNSLLR; this comes from the exons ATGACCAAACACTATCAAAAAATGAATCCTatgctaaaaatatttttaacccATTGTTGGGCAAATATACATTTAATAATTGGGATTAGCATGGGTCTAAGTTTCAGTATGATGTTAATACCAGTTAATGTAGATAATTCTAATGGGAACACAGAGTATTCAATGCATTATTTAAATTACCAAGATGACTTGGACGAATATGaaccaaaaataaatattaacagCAAACCTCAACAGGCACAAAAAGTTTCTAAAGCATTAGTACGTCCAAGATATTATTCTACAGAACTTGGAATCAGAGAGAAATTATTCATTGGAGTGATAACAAGTCAACAGTACCTATATAGTAGAGACATAGCAATTAATAAAACTATTGCACACATTGTAGACAAAGTACGATATTTCATTTCTATACCTGAAGGAACAAAGCCTAATGTTACTCTTCCTGGTATAGTTGGATTTACAGATACCAGAAGCATTTTGAAACCATTCCatactatgaaatatataattgataattatttggaaaattATGATTACTATTTCTTAATCAAAGATGTAAGCTACATCAATGTTAAAAAATTAGTAAAATTCGTTACCAAGATTAGTGTAAGTCAAAATGTTCATGTGGGGGTTCTTGGAGACACTCCAACTTATTGTTCCTTGG aTTCAGGAATTCTTCTGAGCAATTCAATAATACAAGAATTAAAGAACAATTTGGATTGGTGTGTAAAAAATGCTTATTCTGATTCGGATGATGTCAATTTTGGACGATGTATTGTTCATTCTACCTCGACACCTTGCTCTAATCACATACAAGGTCAGAAATTTTGGCATACCAAATTGAAACCAACATTTTTATTTGAGATGAATCTGAAGGAATTAGTTAGAAATAAAGAATTTCTAAGTTCACTTGTAATATATCCAATATATGACCATCTTCTTGCCTACAAATTGAACACTTATTTTGCAGCA ACAAAGTCCGTGGAAATTCAAGAAAAGATTTCCAATATTCGGAAATCGATTTTAAATATGGCAATTTTAGGGCCTCCACAAGAACGCAATGTTTCATGGCCAATCGGTAATCAACCAGGAAATAAAGCTATTGGTCGTTTTGATATTTTACGATGGTCATATTTTAATCAAACTCACATATTTCTAAATACTGATTTTTCAACTGTACAAGAATTAAAAACCGATGCTAAATTTGACATAGATCGAACGATTAATATTACAGCTTCTAGTATAATCGCTGATTATCAATATACattcaaatttaataaattattgaatggaTATCAAAAGTTCGATGCATCTCGAGGAATGAATTACATATTAGACTTGGAGTTTACCAATGTTAATACTGGTAAAATATTGAGGAAGAGGGTTGAAGTGTGCAAACCGCTTGGAAAAGTTGAGATCTTGCCTGTTCCGTATGTAACAGAAAACACgagaataaatataatactaaCCATAAATCCATCAAAGAAACGGGATGCGCTGAACTTTTTGGAGCACTATGCTATAGACTGTATGGAAAAAAAGTACAAAACCTTCCTTATGATG GTCCTTTTATATAATTTTGACTCTGCATCTAAAGGAAGGGCAGATATATACTATGAGATTAAACAATATGCACTATCATTGGCTGATAAATATAAGAAACAACAGTCAAAAATTACCTGGCTTTCTGTACGCTTACCGAATATTGTAACGACCATTGAAACAAATCAGTTGCTGAACATAGCTATTGCAGATTTATGTATAAGAAAGTTTTCACCCGAAAGTTTAATACTTCTCGTCGAAACTGGAATACAACTTCGGCTGGATTATTTAAATAGG atCCGTATGAATACCATAAACCAATACCAAGTATTCAGTCCAATTCCTTTCATGGAATACCATCCTGATATAGCTCATATGAACGATATAAAACAAGTTGACACGGATATTAATCGCAATCATGGAAGATACgacgaatataatttcaataatatcgCCTTTTATGTTAGAGACTATAACACCA TGAGAAAAACCACTGAGGCTAGCATCCCAATAATACACTCCGATCGAGATATTTCATCGATGCTAAATCTTTCACAGAATATTCCCGATACTTCTTTATACGAGATGTTTGTTTCTTTCAGTAACCTACATATATTACGCGCAATAGAACCAGCTCTCAAAGTAAGGTATAAAAATGTTGATTGCTTTGATACAACTGATAATATCAGCAATTTCTGTACACGATCGAAGAATCATCATTTAGGACGGCGTAGTCAACTTGCTAGATTAATACTAGACTATGAAACTTATAAAAATAGTTTACTAAGATAA
- the Chpf gene encoding chondroitin polymerizing factor isoform X1 encodes MTKHYQKMNPMLKIFLTHCWANIHLIIGISMGLSFSMMLIPVNVDNSNGNTEYSMHYLNYQDDLDEYEPKININSKPQQAQKVSKALVRPRYYSTELGIREKLFIGVITSQQYLYSRDIAINKTIAHIVDKVRYFISIPEGTKPNVTLPGIVGFTDTRSILKPFHTMKYIIDNYLENYDYYFLIKDVSYINVKKLVKFVTKISVSQNVHVGVLGDTPTYCSLGKLSMFKYYSGILLSNSIIQELKNNLDWCVKNAYSDSDDVNFGRCIVHSTSTPCSNHIQGQKFWHTKLKPTFLFEMNLKELVRNKEFLSSLVIYPIYDHLLAYKLNTYFAATKSVEIQEKISNIRKSILNMAILGPPQERNVSWPIGNQPGNKAIGRFDILRWSYFNQTHIFLNTDFSTVQELKTDAKFDIDRTINITASSIIADYQYTFKFNKLLNGYQKFDASRGMNYILDLEFTNVNTGKILRKRVEVCKPLGKVEILPVPYVTENTRINIILTINPSKKRDALNFLEHYAIDCMEKKYKTFLMMVLLYNFDSASKGRADIYYEIKQYALSLADKYKKQQSKITWLSVRLPNIVTTIETNQLLNIAIADLCIRKFSPESLILLVETGIQLRLDYLNRIRMNTINQYQVFSPIPFMEYHPDIAHMNDIKQVDTDINRNHGRYDEYNFNNIAFYVRDYNTMRKTTEASIPIIHSDRDISSMLNLSQNIPDTSLYEMFVSFSNLHILRAIEPALKVRYKNVDCFDTTDNISNFCTRSKNHHLGRRSQLARLILDYETYKNSLLR; translated from the exons ATGACCAAACACTATCAAAAAATGAATCCTatgctaaaaatatttttaacccATTGTTGGGCAAATATACATTTAATAATTGGGATTAGCATGGGTCTAAGTTTCAGTATGATGTTAATACCAGTTAATGTAGATAATTCTAATGGGAACACAGAGTATTCAATGCATTATTTAAATTACCAAGATGACTTGGACGAATATGaaccaaaaataaatattaacagCAAACCTCAACAGGCACAAAAAGTTTCTAAAGCATTAGTACGTCCAAGATATTATTCTACAGAACTTGGAATCAGAGAGAAATTATTCATTGGAGTGATAACAAGTCAACAGTACCTATATAGTAGAGACATAGCAATTAATAAAACTATTGCACACATTGTAGACAAAGTACGATATTTCATTTCTATACCTGAAGGAACAAAGCCTAATGTTACTCTTCCTGGTATAGTTGGATTTACAGATACCAGAAGCATTTTGAAACCATTCCatactatgaaatatataattgataattatttggaaaattATGATTACTATTTCTTAATCAAAGATGTAAGCTACATCAATGTTAAAAAATTAGTAAAATTCGTTACCAAGATTAGTGTAAGTCAAAATGTTCATGTGGGGGTTCTTGGAGACACTCCAACTTATTGTTCCTTGGGTAAACTTAGCATGTTTAAATATT aTTCAGGAATTCTTCTGAGCAATTCAATAATACAAGAATTAAAGAACAATTTGGATTGGTGTGTAAAAAATGCTTATTCTGATTCGGATGATGTCAATTTTGGACGATGTATTGTTCATTCTACCTCGACACCTTGCTCTAATCACATACAAGGTCAGAAATTTTGGCATACCAAATTGAAACCAACATTTTTATTTGAGATGAATCTGAAGGAATTAGTTAGAAATAAAGAATTTCTAAGTTCACTTGTAATATATCCAATATATGACCATCTTCTTGCCTACAAATTGAACACTTATTTTGCAGCA ACAAAGTCCGTGGAAATTCAAGAAAAGATTTCCAATATTCGGAAATCGATTTTAAATATGGCAATTTTAGGGCCTCCACAAGAACGCAATGTTTCATGGCCAATCGGTAATCAACCAGGAAATAAAGCTATTGGTCGTTTTGATATTTTACGATGGTCATATTTTAATCAAACTCACATATTTCTAAATACTGATTTTTCAACTGTACAAGAATTAAAAACCGATGCTAAATTTGACATAGATCGAACGATTAATATTACAGCTTCTAGTATAATCGCTGATTATCAATATACattcaaatttaataaattattgaatggaTATCAAAAGTTCGATGCATCTCGAGGAATGAATTACATATTAGACTTGGAGTTTACCAATGTTAATACTGGTAAAATATTGAGGAAGAGGGTTGAAGTGTGCAAACCGCTTGGAAAAGTTGAGATCTTGCCTGTTCCGTATGTAACAGAAAACACgagaataaatataatactaaCCATAAATCCATCAAAGAAACGGGATGCGCTGAACTTTTTGGAGCACTATGCTATAGACTGTATGGAAAAAAAGTACAAAACCTTCCTTATGATG GTCCTTTTATATAATTTTGACTCTGCATCTAAAGGAAGGGCAGATATATACTATGAGATTAAACAATATGCACTATCATTGGCTGATAAATATAAGAAACAACAGTCAAAAATTACCTGGCTTTCTGTACGCTTACCGAATATTGTAACGACCATTGAAACAAATCAGTTGCTGAACATAGCTATTGCAGATTTATGTATAAGAAAGTTTTCACCCGAAAGTTTAATACTTCTCGTCGAAACTGGAATACAACTTCGGCTGGATTATTTAAATAGG atCCGTATGAATACCATAAACCAATACCAAGTATTCAGTCCAATTCCTTTCATGGAATACCATCCTGATATAGCTCATATGAACGATATAAAACAAGTTGACACGGATATTAATCGCAATCATGGAAGATACgacgaatataatttcaataatatcgCCTTTTATGTTAGAGACTATAACACCA TGAGAAAAACCACTGAGGCTAGCATCCCAATAATACACTCCGATCGAGATATTTCATCGATGCTAAATCTTTCACAGAATATTCCCGATACTTCTTTATACGAGATGTTTGTTTCTTTCAGTAACCTACATATATTACGCGCAATAGAACCAGCTCTCAAAGTAAGGTATAAAAATGTTGATTGCTTTGATACAACTGATAATATCAGCAATTTCTGTACACGATCGAAGAATCATCATTTAGGACGGCGTAGTCAACTTGCTAGATTAATACTAGACTATGAAACTTATAAAAATAGTTTACTAAGATAA
- the ECSIT gene encoding evolutionarily conserved signaling intermediate in Toll pathway, mitochondrial, translating to MNMLMRSIIISLNKSQVIKKHASVQQTIVNNFHNNKILYNKDNPDSDITPYRFKVQIKEKKTFLEIIRIYKRDDHARKAQLQFIPTALKYMDEFNVNKDLESYKALFDIFPKGKYIPENKFQHMMYHYPKHQDTALLILNKMESNFVIPDYEMQKMIKDTFGKNGSVMKKCCSMFYWLPKFSHLNPWPLPTPIPTDAKVLAQFAIAKMSSIDVQANATVYSTKDVPDAIDDTWIVSTMSESQQKLLAVQPIDKSLTVEGPFAVWVDKYYIDYFVLKGEAIKREIIYENCDDITKLKIPFWEKHNFKIPVTIHEQEDGVYYAMCATGTSSKDSLLSWIRCLQKTNPILEKVPVTFKLKSITNEQLYIKNDKKPDVKQISENVDATEK from the exons atGAATATGTTAATGAGAAGCATAATCATCTCGTTAAATAAATCACAAGTAATTAAAAAACATGCAAGTGTACAACAGACAATTGTTAACAATTTTcataacaataaaattttatataataaagataATCCCGATAGCGACATTACACCTTATCGTTTTAAGGtgcaaataaaagaaaaaaaaacttttttggaaattatacgtatatataaaagGGATGACCATGCTAGAAAAGCACAATTACAATTCATACCaactgctttaaaatatatggaTGAATTTAATGTAAATAAAGACTTAGAATCTTACAAGGcattatttgatatatttccaaaaggaaaatacataccagaaaataaatttcaacatATGATGTATCATTATCCAAAACATCAGGATACAGCTCTATTAATACTTAACAAAATGGAAAGTAATTTTGTAATACCTGATTATGAAATGCAAAAGATGATTAAAGATACTTTTGGTAAAAATGGTTCAGTTATGAAAAAATGTTGTAGCATGTTTTATTGGTTACCAAAATTTTCTCATCTAAACCCTTGGCCACTGCCAACACCTATACCAACAGATGCAAAAGTACTTGCCCAATTTGCAATAGCAAAAATGTCGAGCATAGATGTACAAGCTAATGCTACTGTATATAGTACAAAGGATGTACCTGATGCAATTGACGATACATGGATTGTATCTACCATGAGTGAATCACAACAAAAACTTCTTGCTGTACAACCAATTGATAAATCATTAACTGTTGAAGGTCCTTTTGCAGTTTGGgttgataaatattatatagattATTTTGTATTAAAAGGAGAGGCAATAAAAAGGGAGATCATTTATGAAAATTGTGatg ataTAACTAAATTGAAAATTCCATTTTGGGAAAAGCATAACTTTAAAATACCAGTTACTATTCATGAACAAGAAGATGGTGTATATTATGCAATGTGTGCTACAGGTACATCTTCTAAAGATTCCCTATTATCATGGATAAGATGCTTGCAAAAAACAAATCCAATTTTAGAAAAAGTACCAGtaacatttaaattaaaatcaattacAAATGAACAATTATACatcaaaaatgataaaaaaccTGATGTAAAACAAATATCTGAGAATGTGGATGcaacagaaaaataa